A single genomic interval of Vibrio gallicus harbors:
- a CDS encoding FUSC family protein → MRLDQAISSLDTFIFTNYRVVHSVRVALAFMLTMLLTGYFDVPERTWILITLVVVIVPMSYLGNVLPRAWHRVLGTIIGAGSGVLAIAISQYSFIATLIWCGAVIYISAYYSQGKRPYVCILVCITLSVTAGGGDSDVSVALWRAFDVSIGCAIAVAFCLIYPQRAFIHWRMRIHRVLSNFSTVYHLSYSPNVIEKPDLEPFQKSLVKEMAKINTLGTPSIKETRLNGQIIDAIQNQLRNMLCTIELLNHSYWSDRESHLNMLYSKKLKLCQKQVEKKLMDMAHMVTTGELIDDGETLNSKEIIQELKSIIADIDGHETDIYGYIWLNVKLIEDLASLKRLLILALNLSHTSKSA, encoded by the coding sequence ATGCGCCTTGATCAAGCAATTTCTAGTCTAGATACCTTCATATTTACGAATTATCGTGTAGTACATAGCGTGCGTGTCGCACTCGCTTTTATGCTTACAATGCTATTAACAGGCTACTTTGACGTTCCTGAACGAACCTGGATCTTAATCACCCTTGTTGTGGTCATAGTTCCAATGTCTTATCTAGGAAATGTGCTTCCTCGTGCTTGGCATCGAGTGTTAGGAACGATAATTGGCGCAGGTTCTGGTGTGCTTGCAATAGCGATATCTCAATACTCTTTTATAGCCACGCTTATTTGGTGTGGCGCAGTTATCTACATCAGCGCTTATTATTCTCAAGGTAAGCGTCCCTATGTATGTATTCTGGTTTGTATCACGTTATCTGTCACTGCTGGTGGCGGAGATAGCGACGTTAGTGTTGCCCTATGGCGAGCGTTTGATGTCTCTATTGGTTGTGCTATCGCGGTGGCATTTTGTTTAATTTATCCACAGCGTGCCTTTATTCATTGGCGTATGCGAATTCATCGCGTATTAAGTAATTTCTCTACCGTTTATCATCTTTCCTATTCTCCGAATGTTATCGAAAAACCTGATCTCGAACCCTTTCAAAAGAGTTTGGTGAAAGAGATGGCTAAGATAAACACCCTTGGAACTCCTTCAATCAAAGAGACTCGCTTGAATGGTCAGATAATTGATGCCATCCAGAATCAACTCCGCAATATGCTGTGCACCATAGAGTTACTAAATCACTCATATTGGAGTGATCGTGAAAGTCATCTCAATATGCTTTATTCCAAAAAATTAAAGTTGTGTCAGAAACAAGTAGAGAAAAAACTGATGGATATGGCGCATATGGTGACAACTGGTGAGCTTATTGATGATGGCGAGACGCTAAACAGCAAGGAAATTATCCAAGAGCTTAAGAGTATCATCGCAGATATTGATGGGCATGAAACCGATATATATGGCTACATTTGGCTTAATGTAAAGCTTATTGAAGACCTTGCAAGCTTAAAGCGTTTGCTGATTCTAGCTCTGAACCTATCACACACGTCTAAATCAGCTTGA